From the genome of Tachypleus tridentatus isolate NWPU-2018 chromosome 6, ASM421037v1, whole genome shotgun sequence:
CAGAACTGTCAGCTGCTACTCCAGTGACTTGTGATTCAGACTGTGCCAGTTTTTGACAGTAACAAATGATTTCTCGGTGAACTACATCTCGCTGAGCTGGTGTCAAAAATGGCAATCCTTTGTATCGGGGATCCATGAAACACATCATTCTAATGTTTTTGCACACGTCTTCAGTTTCTGTCTTGAAACGCCTTTTCAAATCTTGTGAGACTTCATCTTTGAAGTTTTTAACCACATTGGAATCTGCGTCTTTGGTCTTTAAATGGATCTCCAACAGACTGTACATGATCGGCATCACCCCAGAGAGGGTTGGATATTGTTCTGAGCAAAGAACCCTTGTGGCTATGTATAAAGGCTGAAGAACTGGAACAATATCTTGAATGACCTCCCAGTCTTTATCAGTAATGTCAAGAACCTTTGCTTGAGAGTCCTTCACAACATTACTGTGCAAGACTGCATATACAGCAAGTCTCTGTTCTATAAGTCTGTCAAACATCTCGTACGTGCTATTCCACCGTGTTGCACAGTCTATGATCAAACTATGGTGCAGTAATCCCATCTGCTTTTGACGTTGGGTGAGCTCATTGGAAGCTAACACGGATTTTTGAAAAAAAGTTAGTAGTTTTTTGGTGCTGCCAATAGCGTGGTTAATTGATCTGATTTTATCAAATGCAGATCTGATGCAGAGCTGTAGCGTGTGTGCGAAACATTTCACACTCAACCAGCCAAGATTGTCACAGCGCAATGTCATGTTGCTGGCATTGTCTGTTATGAGTGCCGTAATTTTGTTCAGTGGTATGTGAAATTCTGACGTGATTGACCTCAGTTCATTAGCCAGATTTTCTCCAGTATGTCTGTCTGTGACTTCTCTTGTGGTTAAAACAACATTGTGCAGTGTCCAGTTTGAATCAAGATAGTGCCCCGTAACTGTTATGTATGCTTCAGTTGCCTGACTTGTCCATAGATCAGACATCATGGCAATACCCATGCA
Proteins encoded in this window:
- the LOC143252808 gene encoding E3 SUMO-protein ligase ZBED1-like; translation: MDSASSRPATTKRSKVWDHFERENNNNVKCKLCFTHLLFSGGSTGTMLNHLKHKHKSIHCEETKVQTKINTYKAPVLSKDRWNSCTQKLALLCAVDLRLLSICEGLTVWAFCGELNPSYTVPSKQTVTNHLKKIFATEKELLINDILNHCMGIAMMSDLWTSQATEAYITVTGHYLDSNWTLHNVVLTTREVTDRHTGENLANELRSITSEFHIPLNKITALITDNASNMTLRCDNLGWLSVKCFAHTLQLCIRSAFDKIRSINHAIGSTKKLLTFFQKSVLASNELTQRQKQMGLLHHSLIIDCATRWNSTYEMFDRLIEQRLAVYAVLHSNVVKDSQAKVLDITDKDWEVIQDIVPVLQPLYIATRVLCSEQYPTLSGVMPIMYSLLEIHLKTKDADSNVVKNFKDEVSQDLKRRFKTETEDVCKNIRMMCFMDPRYKGLPFLTPAQRDVVHREIICYCQKLAQSESQVTGVAADSSVPQHQSAEVIQVPNQAANYHKMTWLICWVIFMNKTVLLLFLNPPRLN